GCCGGTGACGGTGGCATCGCTCGGCAGGCCATACGACGCCTCGCAGCCGGTACAGGCGACGTCGCCCCGCGTCCGGACGAGCGTCCCCGAACAGTCCGGACAGTCCGCGACCGGGACGCCGGCGTTCGAGGCCGGGAACCTGGCGCTCCCGTGTTCCTCGTGGGCGACCACCCGCAGGAACTCCTCGCCGTCGCGGGCGGTGACCACGCCGTCCTCGACGGCGACGCTCTCGGCCCGGGTGAGCCACGCCACGGGCTGGTAGCCCGCGGCGTCGTGGACGAGGACGGTGTTGTCGGGTTTGACGACGACGAGGACGTCGCCCCGCTGTTCCCGCTCACGGGAGCCCTCGAAGACGGTCGTACACTGGCCGGCCATCACGCGCGTGCCGTCGTGCATGGACCGGTCTGGTCCCGGGTTCGGATATAAACTCTCGGAGGCGTCGGGAGCGGTGGCCGGGCGTGTGTCGCCGAACGCGACCGGCTCACCGGGGCCCAAACATCCAAACCGGTCGAGCGTGTGGGAGAGGGTAATGAGCCCGCCGCAGGCGATCTGTTTCGACATGGACGGCGTCCTCGTCCAGTCCGAGGACTACTGGGTGGAAAAGCAGCGGAGCCACATCCTGCCGACGGCGGCCCCGAACGACGACATCCCGCTGTCGGTCATCACCGGGCGGAGCTACAAGGAGGTCTATCCGGAGCTGGCCGAGCAGTACGAACTGGCCGTCTCGCGCGAGGAGTACGAGTCGCTGTTCGAGGCGGCCGGCCGCGAGATATACCGCGACCACGCCACGCTGCTGGAGGGCGGGCACGACCTGCTGGCGGACCTCCGGGCCGCAGGCGTCGCCCTGGCGCTGACCACCTCCTCGCCGTGGGACTGGATCGAGGTCGTCGACGAGCGGTTCGGCCTCCTGGAACACTTCGACGCCGTCGTCAGCGCCGACGACCTGGAGGGGGCCGGCAAGCCCGAACCGGGCATCTACGAACGCGGCGCGGCGGAACTTGGCGTCGAGCCGGCCGAGTGCTGGGCCGTCGAGGATTCGACCGCGGGGGCGCAGGCGGCCGCCGCCGCAGGCATGACGACGGTGGGCTTCCGGGGCGACGGCGACGAGACGGACCTCTCGGCCGCGGACTACGTCGTGGCCGGCGCGGCCGAACTCCGGGGGCTGCTGTTTGGCGACGCGGGGGCGTCTCAGGAGCAGTCGGCGTAGCCACGGCCCAGGAGGAGGCCACAGACGTTGAGCGCGACGACGGCACACAGGAGACCGAGCGACTGCGTCGTCAGTTCGCCGACGAGCAAGAGCGGGTACGCCAGCGGGGCCAGGACACCGGTCCAGAAGCCGACGGTCTCGACCGGCCCGCGACGGGCGGCCCAGGCCACCGAGCGGAACCTCCCGGACGGCGATTCAGCGGGGGAGTCGAAGGGCGGGGTGTTTGCCATGGTGGACCTCCTCGCCCAGCGGTTGTGGGTGACCGCTCGTATAAGGGGGCGACGCTCCGGGACCGTTCAGAGGGTTCAGCGCCGTTCGCCGCCGCTCGGGGGCAGATTCGGGCGGGACGGTCGACGAGAACGGTCCCGGCTGAACAGTTCACTCCGCCGGTAAGACCGGCTTAGTCGACGCGGACGGTCCGCTGCTCCGTGACCGACGGGAGCGGGAGGTCGGGGAAGGCCACCTCGACGGTGTAGGTCAGTTCGTCGGCGTCAGCGCCGAAGACGGCCACCGGGAGCGTTGCCTCACCGAGGTAAGAGGGTTTCGCGGTCATCTCGCGGCCGTTGACCGTCACCCGCAGACCCGCGCGGGCGGCCCCGCCGGTATTCTCGACGGTAACCTCCCGCATCTCGTTTGCACCCGTGGCGATGGCGTCGGGGAACGCGCCCCAGTCCACGTCGACGACCGGGAGGTCGCGGGCGTTCGAGAGCACCTGCTCGGCCACGCCCTCCGAGAGCCCGGCCCGGACGAGGCCGTCGACGCCGGCCGCGACCACGTCGGCGGGCGTCTGGAGCCCCTCGGCGGCGAGTTTTCCGGCGCGACCGGACCCGACGCCGTCGATGGCAGTCAGACCGACGGCGTCGGCGCTGATGCCGTGTTCGACGCGGGCCTCGACGCGGCAGGCGAGGTTGGCGAAGCGTGCCGGCGCGAGGTCGTCGAGGAACGCCCGCAGGGCCGAAAGCAGGCGAAGCGCGTTCTGCCGGATGACCCAGGCGTCGCTCTTGAGTTCCGTCGGCGTCGTCCCGGTCATCCCCGCCTTGCAGATGGCGAGCACCTTCCGCTGGCCGGCGTCTAAGTCCGCATCGACGTCACCCAGCACCGCGGCGACCGCGTCCTGTTCGTCCGAGCGGGCGCTGACGCTGTCGAACTCCGTCGCCCCAGCGACGGTGGTGAGGAGGTCCGCGGGCTCGATGGGAGCCGTGGCCCCGCTGTCGGCCTGCGCCTCGCAGCGCTCGGCCAGGTCGGCGAACCGGCGTGCCGTGTCGAGTCGAAGGTAGAACGTCGAGGCCAGATGCCCCAGGCGGGTCGGTTCGACGCGGAGGCCGTCCTGTTCGACGAAACCGTCGGCGACCAGCTCCGAGAGGGTGCGGCTGACCCGCTCGCGGAGGTCGCTGCCGGCGGCGTACTCGTCGGGGGCCGACTGGGCGCGGGCGAAGTAGAACGTCGTCCGGAGCCACGCCATCACGTCGTCGACGTCCCGGATCGTCCCCAGCGCGATCTCGGCGTTGAGGTGGGCGTCGAGTTCGCCCGCGAGCCGGGACTCGATCTCCTTGCCGTCCCGGAGCAGCGCGCGGTACTTGTCGGCGTCCGCGCGGTCACAGACGACCCAGGCGTAGCCCATGTCGTCGTAGCCCGGCCGCCCCGCGCGCCCGAGCATCTGGAGGATGTCGAGCGGGCTCATGTCGACCTCGCCCTCCAGGGGGTCGTGGAGCTTCGTGTCGCGGATGACGACACAGCGCGCGGGGAGGTTCACGCCCCACGCGAGCGTCGAGGTCGAAAAGAGCAGCTGTATCTTGCCCTCCTTGAACCAGTCCTCGACGCGGTTCTTGTCCTCGCGGGCGAGGCCGGCGTGGTGGAAGCCCACGCCGTCGAGCACCGATTGACGGAGCGTGTCGTTCCCCAGGTCGGCGGCGTCGTTGTGGAAGTCGTAGTCGCCCCGCGCCCCGATGGGGACGTCGCGTTCGGCCAGTTCGTCGCGGGCCTTCTTGGCGGCCTGGACGGTGTCCTGCCGGGAGGAGACGAACACGAGCGCCTGGCCTTCCTCGCGGATGTGGGGCTCGGTCAGGTCCAGCGCCCGATAGAGTCGGCGGTACTTGTCGGCGAAGGCGTTCTCGCCGTGCGAGTAGGTCTTCACGTCGGCGTTCAGGGGCACCGGACGGTAGTCGTCGCCGAAGGCGAAGGTGGTCTCGGCGGGGGCGTCCAGCCAGTCGGCGACGTCGTCGATGTTTGGCATCGTCGCCGACAGGGCGACCACGCGGGGGTCACAGAGTCGGCGCAGGCGCGAGACGGTGACCTCGAGCACCGCGCCGCGCCTATCGGAGTCGAGCAGGTGGACCTCGTCGATGACACAGCAGTCGACGTCGGTGATGAACGCGTAGCGATGGGTGTCGTGTTTCCTCGTCGCGGAGTCGGCCTTCTCCGGGGTCATCACGAGGATGTCGGCCCGCTCGGCCCGACGGGGGTTCAGGTCGCGTTCGCCGGTGACGACGTACACGGAGTAGCCCATGTCCTCGAAGCGCTCCCACTCGCGCTCTTTCTCGTTGGTGAGCGCGCGCAGGGGGGCCAGAAAGAGCGCGGTCCCGCCCGCCGCGAGGGTCTTGCAGATGGCCAGTTCCGCCAGCGCGGTCTTCCCGCTGGCGGTCGGGGCGCTGACCACGACGTTGTCCTCGCGTTCTAAGAGCGCGGGCAACGCCTCGGACTGCATGGCGTTGAACCGCTCGAAGGGGAAGGCGTCGGCGAACTCGGGGAGGGCGTCCGCGACCGCGACGCTCGGCTCGCTGTCGGCTCGAGGTGGCACGTCAGACAGCGAGCGCCGCGACGGCAAAGGCGTTTCCATCACCGAACGTGAACCCCGCTGCTGGCGAGGTGGCAGGCCCTCTCCTCGCGGGCAGCGCAGAACCATGTACTCCGGAAATCGGCGTCTCCGAGTGCTAACACGGAGGCATACGCAGTTATATAGATATAGTGTGTACCGTAGAGTATGGTGAGGGCGTTCCCTCACCGACGGCCTGGGCCCCGGCGAGCCGTATCTGTCTCGTGTGGGCCGGCCAGTTGCTATCGGGCCCGGTGTAGTGAGCCGGGCACGCCCGTGCGGTGTTCGCGGTGCTGAACTTTCCGGGACCTCGACCCCTCGAGTGGACACCGCCCTTTTCTGTCTGGCTCCGTGACCCCGGAACGTGAGCGGAGACTGGGACCCCGAGACGGTCTTCGAGGTGCTCGGGAGCGAGGAGGTCCGGCGAATCCTCGCGGTGGCGAACGTGAAGCCGATGTCGGTGCCCGAGCTCGCGGA
The DNA window shown above is from Haloarcula halobia and carries:
- a CDS encoding endonuclease NucS domain-containing protein; this translates as MHDGTRVMAGQCTTVFEGSREREQRGDVLVVVKPDNTVLVHDAAGYQPVAWLTRAESVAVEDGVVTARDGEEFLRVVAHEEHGSARFPASNAGVPVADCPDCSGTLVRTRGDVACTGCEASYGLPSDATVTGGRCGDCGLPTMRVERGAAFEVCLDRDCDSLDDRVKAAFDREWGCPDCEGDLRIVRRGGLLAGCDRYPDCDTAFSVPSGVVVDDCACGLPAFETAGGRRCLDSTCDHAD
- a CDS encoding HAD family hydrolase, translated to MSPPQAICFDMDGVLVQSEDYWVEKQRSHILPTAAPNDDIPLSVITGRSYKEVYPELAEQYELAVSREEYESLFEAAGREIYRDHATLLEGGHDLLADLRAAGVALALTTSSPWDWIEVVDERFGLLEHFDAVVSADDLEGAGKPEPGIYERGAAELGVEPAECWAVEDSTAGAQAAAAAGMTTVGFRGDGDETDLSAADYVVAGAAELRGLLFGDAGASQEQSA
- a CDS encoding DEAD/DEAH box helicase is translated as MPPRADSEPSVAVADALPEFADAFPFERFNAMQSEALPALLEREDNVVVSAPTASGKTALAELAICKTLAAGGTALFLAPLRALTNEKEREWERFEDMGYSVYVVTGERDLNPRRAERADILVMTPEKADSATRKHDTHRYAFITDVDCCVIDEVHLLDSDRRGAVLEVTVSRLRRLCDPRVVALSATMPNIDDVADWLDAPAETTFAFGDDYRPVPLNADVKTYSHGENAFADKYRRLYRALDLTEPHIREEGQALVFVSSRQDTVQAAKKARDELAERDVPIGARGDYDFHNDAADLGNDTLRQSVLDGVGFHHAGLAREDKNRVEDWFKEGKIQLLFSTSTLAWGVNLPARCVVIRDTKLHDPLEGEVDMSPLDILQMLGRAGRPGYDDMGYAWVVCDRADADKYRALLRDGKEIESRLAGELDAHLNAEIALGTIRDVDDVMAWLRTTFYFARAQSAPDEYAAGSDLRERVSRTLSELVADGFVEQDGLRVEPTRLGHLASTFYLRLDTARRFADLAERCEAQADSGATAPIEPADLLTTVAGATEFDSVSARSDEQDAVAAVLGDVDADLDAGQRKVLAICKAGMTGTTPTELKSDAWVIRQNALRLLSALRAFLDDLAPARFANLACRVEARVEHGISADAVGLTAIDGVGSGRAGKLAAEGLQTPADVVAAGVDGLVRAGLSEGVAEQVLSNARDLPVVDVDWGAFPDAIATGANEMREVTVENTGGAARAGLRVTVNGREMTAKPSYLGEATLPVAVFGADADELTYTVEVAFPDLPLPSVTEQRTVRVD